A portion of the Bifidobacterium lemurum genome contains these proteins:
- the bilR gene encoding bilirubin reductase, long form gives MTLQRLLEPLEINHMRLKNRMMFPPMTTGYEARDGSITDQSINFYKRVAEGGAAYIVLGDVTPVHTISPTPKLVTDEQIPSFRALADALHEFDCKLGLQVFHPEYDTVAVAELFAKGDMMGARAKLHHDMAHYINEVSADRLGEILESIKALARRATLAGADAIEVHGDRLVGSLCSPLINQRDDEYGGTFEHRTRFAREVVRAIREGSPDICIDYKLPIITENPQIGRGGLFIDEAVELAKLLVEDGVDTFHVGQANHTGNLNDTIPAMGTRPNCFMEEYSRRIKAVVPVPVSTVGAIPTAAEAERLIESGACDYVGLGRPMLCDPDYANKVAAGEEDLIRPCIMCNRGCTDAIASRRFISCVLNAENGHEYARVIKPAETPHRVAVVGAGPAGMEAARVAALRGHTVTLFEKAGELGGQLGIASVPPRKENMRRATAWYGRALQAAGVDVRLNADVTSESLVADGYDEVIVAVGGRNAAPPIPGLDQPHVMDAWSVLEGKVKPHGRTVVIGGGLVGAETAELIAGDDYGCEVTIVEMMGQIAAEESQTIKPVMMADFAEHGVALKTNTKVDRITAESVEATETLNPPAPAGRPGAPGAPGAAPGGASGGRPAGPGAGGARPGAGAPGAGVRPGGPAAPGAPGSAPADAPEPETQAVSIPCDCVVLALGTAPVAFDTAPLEAAGIKVTLAGDCNGRAADINRAVEEGYLAAIAA, from the coding sequence ATGACATTGCAGCGACTGCTGGAACCACTGGAGATCAACCATATGCGGCTGAAGAACCGTATGATGTTCCCGCCGATGACCACCGGCTACGAGGCCCGCGACGGATCGATCACCGACCAGAGCATCAACTTCTACAAGCGCGTGGCCGAAGGCGGCGCCGCCTACATCGTGCTCGGCGACGTGACGCCCGTGCACACGATCTCGCCCACGCCCAAACTCGTCACCGACGAACAGATCCCCAGCTTCCGCGCGCTCGCCGACGCCCTGCACGAATTCGACTGCAAGCTCGGTCTGCAGGTGTTCCATCCCGAATACGACACGGTCGCCGTCGCCGAACTCTTCGCCAAAGGCGACATGATGGGCGCCCGCGCCAAACTCCACCATGACATGGCGCACTACATCAACGAAGTGTCGGCCGACCGCCTCGGCGAGATCCTCGAATCCATCAAGGCGCTCGCCCGTCGCGCGACCCTTGCCGGCGCCGACGCGATCGAAGTGCACGGCGACCGTCTGGTCGGCTCCTTGTGCTCGCCGCTGATCAACCAGCGCGACGACGAATACGGCGGAACCTTCGAACACCGCACGCGCTTCGCCCGCGAGGTGGTGCGCGCGATCCGCGAGGGCTCGCCCGACATCTGCATCGACTACAAGCTGCCGATCATCACCGAGAACCCGCAGATCGGCCGCGGCGGCCTGTTCATCGACGAGGCCGTGGAACTGGCGAAACTGCTTGTCGAGGACGGCGTCGACACCTTCCACGTCGGCCAGGCCAACCACACCGGCAACCTCAACGACACCATCCCCGCGATGGGCACGCGCCCCAACTGCTTTATGGAGGAGTATTCGCGGCGCATCAAGGCCGTGGTGCCGGTGCCGGTCTCCACGGTCGGCGCGATCCCCACCGCCGCCGAAGCCGAACGGCTGATCGAATCCGGTGCCTGCGATTACGTGGGACTCGGCCGCCCGATGCTGTGCGATCCGGACTACGCGAACAAGGTCGCCGCCGGTGAGGAGGACCTCATCCGCCCGTGCATCATGTGCAACCGCGGCTGCACGGACGCCATCGCCAGCAGGCGGTTCATCTCCTGCGTACTCAACGCCGAAAACGGCCATGAGTACGCACGTGTGATCAAGCCGGCCGAAACGCCGCACCGCGTCGCAGTGGTCGGCGCGGGCCCCGCCGGCATGGAGGCCGCCCGCGTGGCCGCCCTGCGTGGACACACGGTCACGCTGTTCGAGAAGGCCGGCGAGCTGGGCGGCCAGCTCGGCATCGCTAGCGTCCCGCCGCGCAAGGAGAACATGCGCCGCGCGACCGCATGGTATGGGCGCGCGCTTCAAGCCGCGGGCGTGGACGTGCGTCTGAACGCGGATGTCACGTCCGAATCGCTGGTGGCCGACGGCTACGACGAGGTGATCGTCGCGGTCGGCGGCCGCAACGCCGCGCCACCCATCCCCGGGCTCGATCAGCCGCATGTGATGGACGCATGGTCGGTGCTGGAGGGCAAGGTCAAGCCCCACGGCCGCACCGTCGTGATCGGCGGCGGCCTGGTCGGCGCGGAAACCGCCGAACTGATCGCCGGCGACGACTACGGCTGCGAGGTCACCATCGTGGAGATGATGGGCCAGATCGCCGCCGAGGAATCGCAGACCATCAAGCCGGTGATGATGGCCGACTTCGCCGAGCATGGCGTTGCGCTGAAAACCAACACCAAGGTGGACCGCATCACCGCCGAATCGGTCGAAGCCACCGAAACCCTGAACCCGCCGGCCCCCGCTGGCCGTCCGGGTGCTCCGGGTGCTCCGGGTGCCGCTCCGGGCGGAGCTTCCGGCGGACGTCCCGCAGGCCCGGGCGCGGGCGGAGCTCGTCCGGGTGCCGGTGCCCCCGGTGCCGGCGTGCGTCCCGGTGGTCCCGCCGCTCCTGGTGCTCCCGGTTCCGCTCCCGCCGACGCGCCCGAGCCGGAAACGCAGGCCGTCTCCATCCCCTGCGACTGCGTGGTGCTGGCGCTCGGCACCGCCCCGGTCGCCTTCGACACGGCCCCGCTTGAGGCCGCCGGCATCAAGGTGACTCTGGCCGGCGACTGCAACGGCCGCGCCGCCGACATCAACCGCGCCGTCGAAGAAGGCTATCTGGCCGCCATCGCC